The genomic DNA GCCAGCAGTTCCTGCGGCGTTCCCACCCCGGCCGCCACGCTGGCGGGCAGGCCCAGGGCCTGCAACAAACCCGACGGCGTCAGCTTTGTATTGACCAGGCCCGATGCACTCAGGACATCCAGCTGGCTGGGGGTCAGCCCGATGGCCGCGAGCAGTTGCCCGACCAGTCCCTGCCCGCCCACGCGCAGCAGGCGCGATCCCACGGAGAAGGCCGCCGCGGGCTGCGACGTGGCGGCTCCCGCTTCACTAAGCACGATCTGCCCCGGCACGAAAGGCGCGATGCTGGTCACGTTTTTTTCCACCGTGACCCACACTGCATTCATCCGCGCAGGATCCAGCGAGACCGCGAAGTGGCGCCCATCGCCCGGGATGTCGTCAGGCGCCCACTCGCCGCACACCACCGTCATTTCCTCATCGGCCAACGCCCCGTGCTGCTGGAAATTCATGCGGGCGCTGGCCCAGGCAGCCGTCTGCGCGGCGGGGCAGCTGCCCCCGTCGGCCAGCACCTGCGCGCCCGCCAAGGCGGCGAAATCGGCCATGTTCTGCAGCTCGCGCTTCATGTAGTACAGGTAGCCGATCTGCGATGCGCCCAGCAGCGACAGGCCCACCAACAGCGCCGCGACCACGGGCACGACGATCGAGCCGCGTTGCCGGCAGGCGGGCGCCTCGTGGCGCAAGCGCCAGGCGTGCCGGCGCCTATTGCTCGGTGACGCCGCGCTGGTCATTGAACCACTCCGGGATGGGCTGCGAGAAACTGTCCATGTAGCGCTCCCAGGCCCGCGTGGCGGCCTCGCCCACCATCGGCAGGTCCGTGCCCGCGCGGCGCCCGTCGCCTTGCGCGGCGATCAACAGGCGCGTGGTGTCGCCGAAGGCAGGCTCGGCCGCGGGAGACTGCGCGGGCGCGGGCGCAGGCGCGGCAACGGCCTGCACCACGGGGCGCGTTGCGGCGGCGGGTGCACGGGCTGGGGTTGGGGTTGGTGCAACCGTGGTCGCCGCCGGTGCAGGTGCCGGCACGGCCGCCGCGGCGGGTGGCTGCGTCAGCGGCGCATTGCCTTGAGACCAGGCGCTCGTGCAGGACAACGCCAGAAGGGTGGCGACGAAGACATGGCGGCAAGGACGCATGGCGGGCTCCACGTTGCAGACAAGGGTGGCGCGTGTCATTGCCGCACCACGGGACGATGGTCATAGGGTTGTTCAGCCGAGGCGCGCAAGGCGGCGGCGGACTCGCGCGGCACCGGCGCCGATGGCGCGGGGGCCGTCGCCGGCGCGCCGCTCACGTCCTGCACGATCGGACGCGCGGCCATCGCCGCCGGGTCATCACGCGCAATGCGCGCGGCGGAATAGGACGGCTCGGAAGCCTGGCTCGCCAGGGGCTTCAGTTCGGCGGCCAGGCGGCGCACTTCTTCCCGCACGGGATCCGGCAGGCCTGCATCGTCCATGACGCGCCCCGCGCCACCCTCATCGCCCTGCACCAGCAGCAGCAAGGCCAGGTTGCTGAGCACTTTCGCGTTGCCAGGCGCAAGCTCCGCCGCCTTGCCCAGCGGCAGGCGCGCATCGCCGGGACGGCCGGCAAGCAGGTGCGCATAGCCCAGGTCGTTCA from Orrella dioscoreae includes the following:
- a CDS encoding DUF3613 domain-containing protein — protein: MTRATLVCNVEPAMRPCRHVFVATLLALSCTSAWSQGNAPLTQPPAAAAVPAPAPAATTVAPTPTPARAPAAATRPVVQAVAAPAPAPAQSPAAEPAFGDTTRLLIAAQGDGRRAGTDLPMVGEAATRAWERYMDSFSQPIPEWFNDQRGVTEQ